The DNA window AAAATTATTTTATTAGGAACAAAATTTTAAATTTTTCTTTACAACAAAAACATAAGAAGACAACTCTTTTTCTAACCTTAGTAGAGTTGTCTTTTTTACTCTATATTTAATTGCACATCACTCATACGCTGATAGACTTATGCCTTTCATCTAAATTTTCTTCAGCTATTTTATTCTTAAAGTTCTAAAAGTTTTTAGATTAGATCAATAATCTCATATATGAAGCTATGTATTAGTCTTTTATGATTCTTTCTTTAAAATTCTTTAACTTCTTTAAATCCTCCATATATACTTCCTTCAATTCTCTTCTATAGATTACTGCTGCAGGATGATATAAGGGGAATAAATTATACTCCCTATTTTTTATATTCACTTTATCATTTTTTCCATGAAGATCTCCAATTTTAGCATTTTCATTCCCTATGATAGTCTTTAATGGAACATTTCCAAGAGTAACAATTACTTTAGGTCCTATCATATCAATTTCATCAAAAAGATATTCTTTAAAACTTTCTATTTCCTTTTTAGATGGAGCTCTATTGATTTTTCCTCCTGTTTTACTGCTGATCCTCGTTGGTCTAAACTTCACCGTATTCGTAATATAAAGTTCTTTTCTATCTAATTCTAAAATATTAAGAAACTCTTCAAGATGTTTTCCAGCCTGACCAACAAAGGGCAACTTTGCTTCTACCTCTTTTGCTCCTGGTGCTTCTCCTATAAGGATCATGGTGCTATGAACACTTCCATTTCCTAATACAATTTCTTGATCTTTATTTTCGCCTATTATTTTTTTATTCAGTTCTTCTATTTCCTTTTCCTTCAATACAAACAACCCTTCCTTATATCATTTCTAATCTATTTATTTTCTTCATCCTTTAAACCTTCATATTTTTCTTTCACTTTTTTAAAGTCTTCCCAGAAAGGTCTTTTTTTAAGCACATCGCGAAGTACAGCTGAAGGATGAAAAGTTGGTATCATCCATACATCTTTTTTACAACACCACTTTCCTCTATCCCTTGTAATTCTTAAATTAGCATCAATAATATTATTAGCAGCTATCTTCCCTAAACATACAATAATTTTAGGCTTTATGAGTTTTACCTGCCATCTCAAATAAGGAATACATGCTTTCATTTCATCTATCTCAGGATTTCTATTGTTTGGAGGTCTACATTTTACAATATTTGCAATATATATCTCATCTCGTGTAAATCCTATACCTTCAATAGCTTTGGTAAGGAGCTGTCCTGCTGGGCCTATAAAAGCTACTCCTTCTTGATCCTCGTAGTATCCAGGTCCTTCCCCAATAAACATAATATCTGCATTTTTATTACCTTGTCCAAAAACAACATTTGTTCTTCCTTTATAAAGTTTGCATTTTTTACATCCATAAACAAAAGCCTTCACTTCTTCTAACGTATACATAAAATCCGCCCCTAAAAATAATCTATTATCCTTATAATAGCATGGATTTACATTTATTTGTTTTAAAATAAATCATCTATGTTAAAAATACAAAATATACTTATCAATTTAAAGGTTCCATCAACAAAAACTACTTTTATCAATAAAGGAAGGATCACTATGCATAAATCTATTTATCAAACAAAAACTATTTACAATTTTGTAAAAAAAGTATTCCCACAAGTAAAAAAAGAATTACATTTCTGGAAAAAACAAGCCACTAAAATCCCTAATGAAGTATTATCTTATCAGGCTATTTCCAGTATACAAAAGAAAACTTTTCATGCCCAAGGAGGATGTATTTATAGTTTATACTATGGCCATGTCAATAAAGAACTCCTTAGGTTTATTGTAGCTCTTCAAACAATTAGTGATTATCTTGATAATCTATGTGATCGAGTAGGTGTAGAAAATGAAAAATCCTTTTTACAACTTCATCATGCCATTACAGATAGCTTACAGCCAAATCCTATTTTTCATAATTATTATAAGGATTATCCTTATAAAGATGATGGAAATTATCTCTATCTATTAGTAAAAACATGTAAAGATTATCTCAAAACACTTCCAAATTTTCATTTGGTTCAAAAAGATCTTTTATTTTTAGGAAAATTATATAGTGAAATGCAAAGCTATAAGCATATAGCAAAAAATAAAAGAGAACAGGCAATGGATGACTGGGCAAATAACTATCTTCATTTATATAAAAACCTATCCACATGGGAATTTTCTGCAGCTGCAGGTTCAACCCTAGGAATGTTTCTACTTTGTGCCCTCAGTACAGATAAAAATTCAGATGAAAAAACAGTAAAAAATGTAATGGATGCCTATTTTCCTTATATCTGTGGCCTTCATATTTTACTAGATTATTTTATTGATGAAAGAGAAGATCTAGCTACAGGAGATTTAAATTTTGTATCTTACTATAAAGATGATATAACAAAAGAAAAAAGACTCCTATATTTTTTACAACAATCTCTTAATAAAGCTTTATCTTTGCAAAATCCATTGTTTCACATAACCGTCATAGAGGGTCTTTTGTCCATGTATCTTTCTGACCCAAAAACAAATTTTGAAGCAGAGAGAAATATTTCTAAAAAAATATTGAGAAACACCTCTTTTAATACAAATATTCTACATGCTTCTTGCAAATTATTAAGAAGAAAAAATATATTAGGATAAATATTTCCTTCATCACTAAGTTTAACTAAAAATCTCATTATTTAAAAACTTCAATGCCAATTTTCTAAAGAATTCACTATTACTTAACATCAAAGGATGACTTCCTAAAGATGAAAATACAGTAATACTATTCCTTATTTTTTTTGCAGCATTGCATATTTTTTTATCAATATTTTTAATAATATCATCCTGTAGACTTCCTGTAAGCAATACAGGACTTTTTATATGGTCAAGCTTATAATAAAAATAATTTTCTATATTAGCCGAAAAATCAACAAGCATATGACTATCTGCATCTACAACCTTTTGCCAATCTAAACCATGCATAGCTTCCCAAAAGGTTTTGATCCCTGAGTTTTTACTTATTTTTCTACCTCTCTTTATTTTATAGGCTTCTTCTCTTGTCATACACTCTCCTGCAAAACTATCTGCAATCACTTTATCTACAATTTCAGGAAAATCTATTGCCACATTTAATGCTACAATTGCCCCTCCGCTCGTACCTAATAGATTACTTTTTTCAATATTCAAATATTTACAAAGACCATAAACGATTTTAGCATTATATCTCCAATAATCTGTTGGAAATTGATCTAATCTTTCTGATTTTCCATGTCCTATCAAATCTAATAAAATCACTTTAAAATATTTAGAATAAAATAAAGCCTCTTCTTCTAGCATTTTTGAAGCTCCTGTACTTCCATGAAGCATAATAAGTGGTCGTCCTTCACCTATTACATCAAAAAATATTTTATACCCTTCAAAATCATAATAGGCCATATCTTTTTCCTTCTTTCTATTTCATTGTATTATTTTTATAATTCCATATATTCCTTTATATTCCTTCCATCAGTTAAAAAATAACAGATGTCTCCATCTGTTATTTTTTTCTATACAAATTTTCTTGGAATAAATCCAACCTTTTTATAAACTTTTCTTAATGTTTTTCTAGCAACTCTTTCTGCTTTTTCTGCTCCCTCTGTATAAATACTCTCTAAGTAATCCTTATTTTTTAACAAATCCTCGTACTTTTCTCTTATAGGTCTTAATCCTTCTACAACAACTTCAGCAGTATCCTTTTTAAAATCTCCGTATCCTTTTCCTTCATACATCCTTTCAATCTCTTCAACACTTTTTCCTGAAAGCTTAGAATATATATTCAATAAGTTTTTAACTCCAGGTTGCTCATCTGAACATTTTACAATTCCTAGTGAATCTGTTACAGCTCTTTTTACTTTTTTTGCAATAGAATTTCCATCTTCAACTAATCCTATAAATCCATTTACATTGTCATCGGATTTGGACATTTTCTTTGTTGGTTCTTGAAGACTCATAATTCTAGCCCCTACCTTAGGAATATAAGGATCTGGTACTTTAAAAGTATCACTATATTTTCCATTAAATCTTTGAGCTAAATTTCTAGCTAATTCTAAATGTTGTTTTTGGTCTTCCCCAACAGGTACAAGATCTGCTTGATATAATAAAATATCAGCAGCCATCAATACTGGATAAGTAAACAATGCTCCATTTAGATTTGCTTCATTCTTTTTAGATTTTTCTTTAAATTGAGTCATTCTATTCAACTCACCCATATAAGTAATAGAATTTAATGCCCAATTTAGTTCTGCATGAGCACTTACATGAGATTGAATAAAAATTGTGCTTTTCTCTGGATCTAATCCACATGCTATATATTGAGCCAATGCATCGATAGTGTTCTTTCTTAAATTCTTTGGATCTTGAGGTACTGTGATTGCATGTAAATCCACAATACAGTAATAGCAATTATACTCATCTTGAAGTGCTACCCAGTTTTTTAATGCTCCTAGATAATTTCCAAGGGTTAATTTCCCTGAAGGTTGTGCACCACTAAATATGACTTTTCTCTCATCCATTATTTTTTCCTCCTATTTTTTTCTATATAATTTTTTATAATGTTTAAAATTGTATTCAAAAAACTCGCCTCTATTTTAATAATAGAGACGAGTTAATCCCGCGGTACCACTCTAATTGACAAATGTCCTCTTGATCCCATAACGGTGGATATCCGTTAAATCCTACTAAATTTTCAGATTTACGCTCCGAAGTCCATTCCATATAAATATTGGTCTTGGGCTTGCACCATCCCCAAATCGCTGTAACCTTTTTTATATGTACTACTCTTCGTCATTGCTTTATTGATAAATATTGTTTTTTTCATTATATACTTTTTTATTATGGTATTCAATTCTTTTCTTCTTCTATTAAGTCTATCCCTACTACTCCAATGCATACTTCATCCTTGTATATAGCCTTTGATATTGCAATTATTTTTTTACCTGTTACCTTATTCGAGAATTCATCTATATAGTATTCATCCTCTTTAGCTTTTTCATACCAAGGTCTTTTTCTAGGATCATAATCCTCTGGTAAATCTTCAATGACAGGATATGTATAGAATTTTTTTGAATCTTCTTTTGCAAAATACATATCTTCTATATTTTCTAATGTGTTTTCTTTAAAATCTTTTAAAGCTTTATGAATATTTTCTTCATCAGCATCTATTAATTGATTGCATAAAGAATCAATCTTTTCTTTTACTTGTTCTACTTGTTCATTTTTTTTATTTTCTTGTGTTTCTACCTTCTCTTCATTCTTTATAACTCCTGCTTTTAATGTTCCCTTACAACCTACTAAACTTATTGTTAATGTGCTTATTAATAAAATCATCAAAAGATCTTTAAAATAAACCTTCATTTTATTCATCTCCTTAACTCCTTATTTATAAATATTACTTATTTTTCATTTAATTGTTTTTTAATTTTCTCTAACTCTTTCTCTAAATACTCAATCTTATTTGACATCTTTGATAACTTTTTAGGTAACCTAAAAATCAAATAAAAAATTCCCCATACAAACCCTATTAATAATACAGTATTGAGTAATTGTACGCATGTAGTAAATAAAACAGACCCAATCATTCCCGCTTTCATCACGCTCTCCCATTTCATTTTCATATTTTCCATTTTTTCCTATTATCTCATATAGGCTTAATTTTATCAATTTAATTTAAGTACTACATAAAAAATCCCCTCGACCAAACCAAGGGGTTAATTCTTCCGTGTCAATACCTGATTAGCAATATTTAAGAGCATATCCTTATAAATAGAATCCTCTATACAATCTAATGATTGCTTTGCATTCTCTACACAATTTTTTGCTTCACCAAAAGCTTCCTCTAAAGCATAACTTTCTTTTAAAAGTCTCAAAATTTGATTATAATTTTCTTCTATATCACCTTTTTTAATTATTTTCTTTATCCAATCTTTATATTCTTTATCCTGTATTAATTTTAATATAGGTAAGGTAATATTCCCTTCTTTTAAATCACTTCCCACTGGCTTTCCTAATATTTTTTCATCTCCTTTAAAATCTAAAATGTCATCTATGATTTGATAGGCATATCCTAAATTTTCTCCATAAATTCGAAAAGCTCTTATTTGTTCTTCATCTGCACCTGCTGTAATAGCTCCTACTTGGGTACATGTAGCAATTAATACACCGGTCTTTTGATAGATACGATGATAATAATCTTCACGTGTTTGATCTAGATTAAATAAGTTTTCTGATTGAAAAATTTCTCCATCACACATTTTGCTAATAGCATCAACGATTACTTCCATACTTTTTACAAGTTTATTTTTTGAAAGAATTTCAAAAGCTTTTGCAAATAAATAATCTCCTACTAATACAGCTGTATGATTCCCTTTTTCATCGTTGACTGTAGATGTACCTCGTCTCATAGTAGATTCATCAATAATATCATCATGAACTAAAGATGCCATATGAATACATTCACAAGCTGCTGAAGCCTGTATAGCTTCTTTTGTTACCTTTCCAAAACACCCTGCAGTAGAGAGAACAAGAGCAGGACGTATTCTCTTTCCACCTGAGGTAATCAATCTTTTACAAATATTATAAGTATTTTCATGACTTCCTTGTAATAGTTCATACAATTCTTTCTCCACCAGATTGATCCCTGGTATTTCTTTGATCTTCAAATTTTCTACTGTTTTAATCAAATGATTAACCTACTTTCTATATAATCTTTATAGAAAGTATTTGCAAATTTTAATCCATATAAACATAAAAAAACGAGAATTCTCTTTTATAAAAGAATTCTCAGCTTATTTATTTTGCTTCTCCAAGATAAGCATTCTTCACTTCATCATTATTTAATAATTCTTTCCCAATTCCCTCTAGCACAATAGCTCCTGTTTCTAATACATATCCATAATCTGCAACCTCTAAGGCTGCCTTTGCATTTTGTTCTATAAGAAGGATTGTTACCCCTTGTTTATGAATTTCTCTTACAATATTAAATATTTCCTTTACCAGTAGAGGTGCTAATCCTAGTGATGGTTCATCCATCATCAAAAGCTTTGGCTTAGACATAAGACCTCTTCCTACTGCTAACATCTGCTGCTCTCCACCTGATAATGTACCTGCCTTTTGCCATAGTCTCTCTTTTAACCTTGGAAAAAGCTCATAAATCCATTTCATATCTTTTTTTATACCGTCTTGATCATTTCTACTATACGCACCCAAAATCAAATTTTCTTTTACTGTGAGATTTGGAAATACCCGTCTTCCTTCAGGAACCAATATAATTCCTTTCTCCACAATTTGTTTTGTTTTATATTTAGATAGATCCTCTCCTTTGTAGGTAATAGACCCTTCACTCTTTTTTACGATTCCCATAATACTTTTAAGGGTAGAGCTTTTTCCTGCTCCATTTGCTCCAATTAGTGTAACAATTTTTCCTTCTTCTATATCTATATTAATTCCTCGCAATGCATGAATTCCACCATAATGCACATTTAGGTTTTCGACTTTTAGCATTTAGTCCACCCCCAGATAAGCTTCAATTACTTTATTGTCATTTTGTATTTCTACAGGACTTCCATTTGCTATTGTTATCCCATGGTCTAGTACAAAGATTCTTTCACATACTCCCATAACAACCTGCATATGGTGTTCAATCATAAAAATAGTCAACTTAAATTCGTCTCTAATCCTTTCAACAAACTCCATAAGCTCCAAAGATTCTTGAGGATTCATTCCTGCTGCTGGCTCATCTAGAAGGAGTATCTTTGGATTGGTAGCTAATGCCCTTGCAATTTCAAGTCTTCTTTGCTTTCCATAAGGCAGTGAATAGGCTTTTTCATGCATAACATCGTCTAATCCTACTGTTTTTAATAGATTGATGGATTTTTCTAGTATTTCCTTTTCTTCTTCTATGTAATGAAGCTTTATAGGAAAAACAGAAGAAATAAGTGGTGAAAAAATAGATTGAAATACATTTGATTTTAACCTTAAATGATTTGCAATCATTACATTTTCAAGAACTGATAATTCCTTAAAAAGCCGAATATTTTGAAAGGTTCTTGCAATTCCAAGCTTTGTAATTTGATCAGGTCTTAAATTTGTAATGTTTATTGCTTTATTATTATGTTTAAAGTAAATATGCCCCTCACTAGGTTTATATACGCCTGTAATCATATTAAATGCAGTAGTTTTTCCAGCACCATTAGGGCCAATAAGCCCTACAATTTCACCTTCATTTAATTTCATATCAAATTCTGATACAGCTACTAATCCACCAAATCTCATGGTTATATGATCAGCTCTTAAAATCCCCATTATTTCACCTGCCTTTCTAATGATTTTTGCAGTCTTTTTTTACCTAATATTCTGTTCCAAGTAAGTTCATTCGTTCCCATAAGTCCTTGATTGTAAAATAGAATCACAAGCATCAAAAGTACTGAAAAAACAACCATACGCATACCAGGGATTCCCTCAATATGAAAAGACCCTATATCAATATCTCCATCTAATACTCTGAGTCCTTCCATAGCTACTGTAACAACTACAGCTGAAATTACTGTCCCTGTAATACTTCCAATTCCTCCAAGTACTACAATTAACAATATATTAAATGTCAAAATAAATCTAAACATCATAGGATCTATTGTTCCTAAAAGATTTCCAAGAAGTGCGCCACCTACACCTGCAAAAAATGCTCCCATTACAAAAGACATAACCTTATGCTTAAACAGATTGATTCCCATAGCTTCTGCTGCAATCTCATCTTCTCTTATGGCTTTTAAAGCTCTTCCATAGCTTCCTTTAATTAAAAATACCATAAAAATAATTGTAAAGATTGCTGTTCCAAAGCTCCACCAAACATTTGTATAATTTGGTACACTTTTTAACCCTAAAGCACCATTGGTTAAACTCTGAGTGTTTGTGAAGATTACTCTTAAAATTTCCCCAAACCCAAGTGTTGCAATAGCTAAATAGTCATCTCGAAGCTTTAGTATTGGTGCTCCTATTAAAAATCCTACAATCCCTGCCATAACCCCTGCCATGATTAAAGCTGGAAGAAAAGGCCACTCTACATTTGCAAGCCAAGGAACGATTGGTTTTAAGAAAAAATTCATTTCCTTCATTGCAGGAGACATAGTAAGAAGTGCTGATGTATAAGCTCCTACTGCCATAAACCCTGCATGACCTAAGGTGAAAAGTCCTGTAAAACCATTGATTAAGTTCATACTTAGTCCTAAAACAATATAAATAGCACACAAATTCAAAATCCTTATTTTATAGGAATCAAAGGTTTTATTAAAAACAAATAATAATCCAATAAAGATAACAATGGCTAAAATATTTAACTTAGTCTCTTTTTTCATTTTTCTCACCTACACTTTCTCTGTTAGGGTCTCGCCCATTAACCCTGTAGGTTTGATTAATAAAATCACAATCAAAAGAATAAATGCAAAAGCATCTCTATATCCTGTTAAAGCAGGAAGAAAAGCAACAATCATAATCTCACAAAGGCCTAATATAAATCCTCCAAGAACTGCCCCTCTAATATTTCCAATTCCTCCAACAACAGCAGCAATAAAGCATTTTGTTCCTGGCATAAGCCCCATGACAGGCATAAGGGATGGGAATTTTAACCCCCACATGATTCCACCTACAGCTGCAAGTAATGAACCAATTCCAAAGGTTAATGATATGATTTTATCTACATCTATTGCCATGAGTCTTGCAGCTTCATAATCCTTCGATACTGCTCTCATGGCCATTCCTACCTTTGTATGATTAATCACATAAACAAGAGCTATCAATAGACCAATAGTTATAATCGGTATGTAAAATGTAACACTAACAATAGATACCCCACCAATATTGACAATATTGTTAAACATAGGTATACTCGGAAAAGCTTTTGGTCTTCCACCAAATATAACAATTCCTAGATTTTGCAATAGAAAAGATGCTCCGATAGCAGAGATCAAAACGGATATTCTTGGCGAGTTTCTAAGTGGTCTGTATGCGCCTCTCTCTACAAGCATTCCAAATAGACAAGTAGCAATAATAGCAACAATAAAAGCTAAATACCAAGGCAATGCTACTAAAGTAATCAAATAAAAGGCTGCATATGCACCAAGCATAAAAATTTCTCCATGAGCAAAGTTAATCAGCCTTAAAATACCATAAACCATGGTATATCCTATAGCAATAAGTGCATACAAACTGCCTAAAGATATTCCATTGGTTAAGTGCTGCATAAAGATTGGAAAAGTCATACTCATACACATATCCCCCATATTTTTATTTTGTCAAACCCCTTTGAAAATCTATTAACTTTTCAATAAATCCTATCCTCCCCTTTTATTTGATTGAATATTTTAAATTTTTAGATTAGTATTAATTATATTTTAATTTCTTAATCATTTTTTGTCAATATCATCCAATTTCTAAATTGTAAAAAACTAGCTTGTCTATTTATAAAATAATTTCCTTTACTAGCATAAAAAAACCTATATCTAAAATTTTAGATATAGGCTGTTTTATTTAATATACATCCTTTTCATGAAGAAAATCTTCATACTCATGATCTGTTTTTAATATATGATTTTCTATCCAATTTGCAAGAAATTCTATCATATGTAATTCAATGCCTTTTTGTTTTTCATCAATATCCTGATTTTCTAATTGAATGATTTTATTGACAAAAGATTTGTGCTGTCTTTTATGTATTCTAAGCTGTTGGTATCCATATTTTTCTAGTAGCTTTTCTTCATGGGCAAAATGATATTCTGTATATTCTCTTAATTCTCTTAATATTTCTATAATTTCATCATAATGATCGATATCATCCTTTAGCTTTAATAAATCAACAAGTCTTCCCCCGATTTGTAAAAGTTTTTTGTGCTGTTGATCAATTTCAGCAATATGAACTTTATAATCACTTTTCCATTCAAACACCTTTTTTCTTCCCCCTTATGATGTTTCCATTTTATTTAATTCTTTTCTAAACTTTTCAATAATCTTCTTTTCCATCCTAGAAACAGTCATTTGAGATACACTTAATAATTTGGCTGTTTGTGATTGTGTTTTATTTTCAAAAAATCGAAGTTTAATGATTTTTATTTCTGCCTCGTTTAATTTTTTTATATTTTTTCTTAAAAAATCATTATTTTCTATTTCATCAAAGGATTTATCCTCTTCTCCAATCAAATCTTTAAGCTGAACATCCTTATCATCCCCACTAGTATCATAGGTTAAATCTAAAGATTTAGCAGTATATACCTGACTTGCCTCCATGGCCTCTAAAACTTGTTCTTCTGTACATCCTAAATAATCTGCAATATCTATTACTTTTGGAGTTCTTTGCAGATTTTGTGTTAATACAATTTTTGCATTATTTACCTTTTTTGATAACTCCTGTATCCTTCTAGGCACTCTTATGGCCCAGCCTTTATCTCTAAAATACTTCTTTATTTCACCTATGATTGTAGGTGTTGCAAAGCTTGAAAACTCAAATCCTTTACTTAAATCAAAACGTTCAATAGCAAAAATAAGACCAAGGGATGCAATTTGATAAATATCCTCATAGTCTATCCCTTTATTTACAAATTTTTTCGATAAAATCTCCGCTATATATAAATATCGATTGGCCAACTCATTTCGAATTTCTTTGTTATTAGTTTCTTTATATAATTTGAATAATTCTTTTCCATTTAATTGACTTAGGGAATTGGTATCGCTATTTATTTCTATATTTCCTATGTTCTCCATCAAATATCATCCCCTAGATATT is part of the Crassaminicella profunda genome and encodes:
- a CDS encoding uracil-DNA glycosylase, which produces MKEKEIEELNKKIIGENKDQEIVLGNGSVHSTMILIGEAPGAKEVEAKLPFVGQAGKHLEEFLNILELDRKELYITNTVKFRPTRISSKTGGKINRAPSKKEIESFKEYLFDEIDMIGPKVIVTLGNVPLKTIIGNENAKIGDLHGKNDKVNIKNREYNLFPLYHPAAVIYRRELKEVYMEDLKKLKNFKERIIKD
- a CDS encoding uracil-DNA glycosylase produces the protein MYTLEEVKAFVYGCKKCKLYKGRTNVVFGQGNKNADIMFIGEGPGYYEDQEGVAFIGPAGQLLTKAIEGIGFTRDEIYIANIVKCRPPNNRNPEIDEMKACIPYLRWQVKLIKPKIIVCLGKIAANNIIDANLRITRDRGKWCCKKDVWMIPTFHPSAVLRDVLKKRPFWEDFKKVKEKYEGLKDEENK
- a CDS encoding tetraprenyl-beta-curcumene synthase family protein → MHKSIYQTKTIYNFVKKVFPQVKKELHFWKKQATKIPNEVLSYQAISSIQKKTFHAQGGCIYSLYYGHVNKELLRFIVALQTISDYLDNLCDRVGVENEKSFLQLHHAITDSLQPNPIFHNYYKDYPYKDDGNYLYLLVKTCKDYLKTLPNFHLVQKDLLFLGKLYSEMQSYKHIAKNKREQAMDDWANNYLHLYKNLSTWEFSAAAGSTLGMFLLCALSTDKNSDEKTVKNVMDAYFPYICGLHILLDYFIDEREDLATGDLNFVSYYKDDITKEKRLLYFLQQSLNKALSLQNPLFHITVIEGLLSMYLSDPKTNFEAERNISKKILRNTSFNTNILHASCKLLRRKNILG
- a CDS encoding alpha/beta fold hydrolase, which encodes MAYYDFEGYKIFFDVIGEGRPLIMLHGSTGASKMLEEEALFYSKYFKVILLDLIGHGKSERLDQFPTDYWRYNAKIVYGLCKYLNIEKSNLLGTSGGAIVALNVAIDFPEIVDKVIADSFAGECMTREEAYKIKRGRKISKNSGIKTFWEAMHGLDWQKVVDADSHMLVDFSANIENYFYYKLDHIKSPVLLTGSLQDDIIKNIDKKICNAAKKIRNSITVFSSLGSHPLMLSNSEFFRKLALKFLNNEIFS
- the trpS gene encoding tryptophan--tRNA ligase, yielding MDERKVIFSGAQPSGKLTLGNYLGALKNWVALQDEYNCYYCIVDLHAITVPQDPKNLRKNTIDALAQYIACGLDPEKSTIFIQSHVSAHAELNWALNSITYMGELNRMTQFKEKSKKNEANLNGALFTYPVLMAADILLYQADLVPVGEDQKQHLELARNLAQRFNGKYSDTFKVPDPYIPKVGARIMSLQEPTKKMSKSDDNVNGFIGLVEDGNSIAKKVKRAVTDSLGIVKCSDEQPGVKNLLNIYSKLSGKSVEEIERMYEGKGYGDFKKDTAEVVVEGLRPIREKYEDLLKNKDYLESIYTEGAEKAERVARKTLRKVYKKVGFIPRKFV
- a CDS encoding cache domain-containing protein; amino-acid sequence: MNKMKVYFKDLLMILLISTLTISLVGCKGTLKAGVIKNEEKVETQENKKNEQVEQVKEKIDSLCNQLIDADEENIHKALKDFKENTLENIEDMYFAKEDSKKFYTYPVIEDLPEDYDPRKRPWYEKAKEDEYYIDEFSNKVTGKKIIAISKAIYKDEVCIGVVGIDLIEEEKN
- a CDS encoding polyprenyl synthetase family protein, with translation MIKTVENLKIKEIPGINLVEKELYELLQGSHENTYNICKRLITSGGKRIRPALVLSTAGCFGKVTKEAIQASAACECIHMASLVHDDIIDESTMRRGTSTVNDEKGNHTAVLVGDYLFAKAFEILSKNKLVKSMEVIVDAISKMCDGEIFQSENLFNLDQTREDYYHRIYQKTGVLIATCTQVGAITAGADEEQIRAFRIYGENLGYAYQIIDDILDFKGDEKILGKPVGSDLKEGNITLPILKLIQDKEYKDWIKKIIKKGDIEENYNQILRLLKESYALEEAFGEAKNCVENAKQSLDCIEDSIYKDMLLNIANQVLTRKN
- a CDS encoding ABC transporter ATP-binding protein, which encodes MLKVENLNVHYGGIHALRGINIDIEEGKIVTLIGANGAGKSSTLKSIMGIVKKSEGSITYKGEDLSKYKTKQIVEKGIILVPEGRRVFPNLTVKENLILGAYSRNDQDGIKKDMKWIYELFPRLKERLWQKAGTLSGGEQQMLAVGRGLMSKPKLLMMDEPSLGLAPLLVKEIFNIVREIHKQGVTILLIEQNAKAALEVADYGYVLETGAIVLEGIGKELLNNDEVKNAYLGEAK
- a CDS encoding ABC transporter ATP-binding protein, yielding MGILRADHITMRFGGLVAVSEFDMKLNEGEIVGLIGPNGAGKTTAFNMITGVYKPSEGHIYFKHNNKAINITNLRPDQITKLGIARTFQNIRLFKELSVLENVMIANHLRLKSNVFQSIFSPLISSVFPIKLHYIEEEKEILEKSINLLKTVGLDDVMHEKAYSLPYGKQRRLEIARALATNPKILLLDEPAAGMNPQESLELMEFVERIRDEFKLTIFMIEHHMQVVMGVCERIFVLDHGITIANGSPVEIQNDNKVIEAYLGVD
- a CDS encoding branched-chain amino acid ABC transporter permease, with protein sequence MKKETKLNILAIVIFIGLLFVFNKTFDSYKIRILNLCAIYIVLGLSMNLINGFTGLFTLGHAGFMAVGAYTSALLTMSPAMKEMNFFLKPIVPWLANVEWPFLPALIMAGVMAGIVGFLIGAPILKLRDDYLAIATLGFGEILRVIFTNTQSLTNGALGLKSVPNYTNVWWSFGTAIFTIIFMVFLIKGSYGRALKAIREDEIAAEAMGINLFKHKVMSFVMGAFFAGVGGALLGNLLGTIDPMMFRFILTFNILLIVVLGGIGSITGTVISAVVVTVAMEGLRVLDGDIDIGSFHIEGIPGMRMVVFSVLLMLVILFYNQGLMGTNELTWNRILGKKRLQKSLERQVK
- a CDS encoding branched-chain amino acid ABC transporter permease; amino-acid sequence: MTFPIFMQHLTNGISLGSLYALIAIGYTMVYGILRLINFAHGEIFMLGAYAAFYLITLVALPWYLAFIVAIIATCLFGMLVERGAYRPLRNSPRISVLISAIGASFLLQNLGIVIFGGRPKAFPSIPMFNNIVNIGGVSIVSVTFYIPIITIGLLIALVYVINHTKVGMAMRAVSKDYEAARLMAIDVDKIISLTFGIGSLLAAVGGIMWGLKFPSLMPVMGLMPGTKCFIAAVVGGIGNIRGAVLGGFILGLCEIMIVAFLPALTGYRDAFAFILLIVILLIKPTGLMGETLTEKV
- a CDS encoding bacteriohemerythrin codes for the protein MFEWKSDYKVHIAEIDQQHKKLLQIGGRLVDLLKLKDDIDHYDEIIEILRELREYTEYHFAHEEKLLEKYGYQQLRIHKRQHKSFVNKIIQLENQDIDEKQKGIELHMIEFLANWIENHILKTDHEYEDFLHEKDVY
- a CDS encoding SigB/SigF/SigG family RNA polymerase sigma factor, whose protein sequence is MENIGNIEINSDTNSLSQLNGKELFKLYKETNNKEIRNELANRYLYIAEILSKKFVNKGIDYEDIYQIASLGLIFAIERFDLSKGFEFSSFATPTIIGEIKKYFRDKGWAIRVPRRIQELSKKVNNAKIVLTQNLQRTPKVIDIADYLGCTEEQVLEAMEASQVYTAKSLDLTYDTSGDDKDVQLKDLIGEEDKSFDEIENNDFLRKNIKKLNEAEIKIIKLRFFENKTQSQTAKLLSVSQMTVSRMEKKIIEKFRKELNKMETS